The genomic segment AGGGCCCGGCGTCGACCCCCGCAGGGCCGCGCCGGGGGATCGAACTGCCGTCATCTGACTTCGTCGGCCACATAATCGTAGAGTCGCCTACGCCTCGCAAGTCGGTGTTGCCCAAAACGCAGCGCAGGCTGCTCGCAACGAAAAGCCGGATGGTCAAAATGCAGCTCAGACTGCTCCGGAGGTGGAAAGATATGCCTCCAGCTTGTCGAACGAACCGGTCCACCCCTGCGTCATGCCTGCGCGAGCGTCAACGAACGCTTTCAGCTCTTCCGGCGTGACATTTCCAACCGGTTCCCAACTGACTTTAACGCGAGTCTGGTCCGGCCCTTCGGCGGTCAGTTCCACTGTCGTCAACATGGTGGCCGGCCAGAGGAGAGCCATTGGGTGCCGGCTGATGTTTTCGGCTTTGTCGCAGAATTCCTGCGTGTAGACGATGCGATCGGGCTTCTGAATTTCCCGATAGTCGGCCCGCCCGTACATTTCGAGCCCGGCATTATTCGTCATCATGTAAAACGTGCCGCCGCCCGGGCGAATGTCGGAGCGGAGAAACTTCATTTCGAACCCGGTCGGGGGGAGCCATTTAGAGAAGTGAGCCGGGTCAGTCCACATCTCGAACATGAGTTCGAGGGGCGCGGCGAAGCTGCGGTGGATGACAAAACGCTCCTTCCCCTGCGATTCCTTATCGAGATACTCGGCGAGGCGGTCCCAGGTGGCGTTGCCGCCGGCTTCTTTGATGAACTTGCGAGTCTGCTCGGCGGCCTCGGGCGTCCCCAACGCCATCGTCATGTCCATCAGAGTTTTGTCCCCTTTGGGAGTAAACAAAACCGTGACGCGAAACAGGGGCGGGCGGTCGTCGTAGGCGCCATGGTCGTAGACCAGCTTCTGGTGCTCAACGACTTCGTGATAGTACGTCTTGTTCGGATAGTCGGTGCCGTCGGGCCCGTGCATCGTGTAATGCCAGACTCCGCCTGGCCGCAGATCTTTCTCATGCGAGGTGAGCGTGAAGCCGCGCGGTCCCCACCATTTGGCCGTCTGCACAGGGTCGGTCCAGGCGTCCCAGACCAGCTCAACGGGTGCGTCGTAAAGACGTGTGATGTGAATCTCGTTCGATTTAGGATTGGCCGGCATTCTTCTTCCCTTTCGCTTTCTTCTCGGCTGTCACGGTTTTCAGGTATTCATCGAGGCGGTCGAAGCTCTCTTCCCAAAAGGCGCGGTACTGCTCCATCCATTCAGCGGCGTCTTTGAGGGCTTCGGGTTTCAGTTCGCACGGCCGTCGCTGTGCATCGCGTTTCTTGCGGATCAGGCCCGCTTTCTCCAGCACCTTGACATGCTTGGTCAGCGCCGGGCGGCTCATCTTGTCGAGAAACGGTTCGGCCAGGTCGGAAACGTTGGCTTTCCCCTGAGCCAGCCGCGCAAGCATGGCGCGACGGGTCGGGTCGGCGAGAGCAGCAAAGGTCCGGCTGAGTTGGTCGGGCATGAAAGAAACCATTCAGTTAAGTAACCAGATGGTTACTATAGCGAGACGAGAAGGCGAGTCAATCGTTTTTGAGATGACCTTCACTCGGGAAGCATCACTGACCTGACACTGGCAGGTCGTAAACGAACAGCACCAGACCCTGCTGGTCCGGGAATGACGACGTTTCGGCCAGGAACTCCCGCGGCATCGTTGTCAGCACCGCCAGACGCAGCAGGCCCGAGTTCTTCGCGAGCAGCCGGGGATCAATGAGATCGGTCAGGCCGTACGAGTTCCCCAGCAGCGGCCACAACAGTCGTTCACTCACAGGCAGACGTTCTTCCATCTCGGTGCGTGTTCTCGGAACGCCGAAGATCGTCATATTCCAGTCATCTCGCGTTTGCAGACGCTCTCGCAGCGAAACTCCTCCCCGCGGATTTTCAATCTGCAGCAGCCCCTCTTTCGGTTTCAGCGGCCAGGCTTTCCCCCCCAGGATGGCCCAGGCTTGTTGCGGCGAGGAGTCGAAGCAGCCGTCGATGGAAATCGACAGCGACGGCTGAGTCGGGACGTCAAACGACGCAGAGACCAGTTTTGGTTCGGGACGACGCAGAGCCAGTGTTTCGCGATGCAGAAGAGTTCTGGTTGAGGCCGGCGGCATGTTGAGCACCACTTCCGGATTCTGGCCGCCGCGCAGCACGCCGTTCACCTTTTCATATTCCTGACACGTGGTGTACCAGATCCCGCTGCCGCCATGCGTGAGCGAGACCTCGCCGCCCGCCGCTTCCGCCAGTTGCGACCACTGCGTAACGTTGTAACGCCCATTCCCCAGCGCCTCCGCGAGCGCCGCACTGGCAATTCGCCCGTGAGCGTTGGCACCGAGTTGCCCCAGCAGCCAGAACACGACGGAAAACGTGAAGGCCGCCCCGAAGAACACGATGTAGAAGAGCCGCACGTTTTTCAGGCGATAGCCGATGCGGTAACAGATCGGCCCAATCGCCAGCAGATAGGCCGCGACCGACGCATCGATCAGCCACCAGTTGCGGCGGAACTTCACGCTCTCGGCGAGAGCGCGGAAGATGGATTCATCGCGCTCCCAAAAATCGCTCGCGGCATCGATGCCAAAGGACTGATTTGGGCGATTGACCGTCCCCTGCGGCAGATCATCATTGAAGAGCAGTCCCTGCGCGTCCGTGAGTTTGAGATCCTCCGCGCGCCGGGGAATCCGAATCACCGTCCCGCTGCCAATATGAAAACGCTCTGCAAGCTGATTGAGCTGCTGCAGCGGAACCGTGAAAACTGGAAACGCGCCGTCGCTATTGTGCAGCAGATACACCCGGCCGCCGGCCTGCAGCCAGTCGAGAAAGACTTGCGCTCTGGCCCCTTGCCAGAACGGCGGCGTATCGAAGATCAGGCCGCGCAGCGTATCTGTTCCGGCAAGTGACGTTGGAAACTGCGTCTCCGAAAACCGCCGCAGCACGCCGATCGTCGGAAAGACGGCGTCTGGATCGTAGATCAGAACCGTCGGCGACGGACCAACCGTCACCGCAGGCAGTACTGCTACACGTCGGGGATTGTCGCCCCAGCGAAGAGTCCAGGTTTCCTGTTCGTCGAAGACATAGGGGACGAGCTGCACCCAGCGGGCTTCCTCTCCCTGAAGCGAAACCGCGATTTCGAGAACGGCATCAATCTGGTGCGTCTCACCGGCAGAGCGGACCAGTTGCAATTTGCCGGACCAGGGCTTGGAAGAGATGTTTCGCAACTCGACTGACAACGGCACGAACGATTTACGAACAACATTGCCGTCGAAGCCCCACTGCGTCTGCAGCACCTGCACCAGATCGCCGCTGTCGGCAGCAAAAGCGACGCCGCAGTTCAGCAATAACGCCAGCACGATCAGGTTGCACAATCGCCGGTCAGAATGAACCCATGTCGACAAGATTGCCGTCTCTCCGGTTGGCGAGGTGCTGGAACAGGTTGTGATCGATATTGAACGAAATGAAGCGGACAGCGCCGTCGGCCATGGCATAATTGCAGCCGGTGTTGTGCGTCGAAGAGAACCCGCCGACGTTTAGAAGTTTTTTGGCTGCGTCTGCGTCATCCGTCTCCGACCCAGTCAATGGACTCGGGGTATAGTAACTTCTCTGGCTGAAATTCCTGTATTCGGAAGCATCGAGTTCCGTACCGCTGCTGCTGCCATTGCGGAGAGTCGACCGAGTGCCAGCGAGCCAGGAACCTGACGTCAGCACTTCTCCCAGCAACAACGTCGCCTGACGCCCGTCGGTAAGATCGCGCAGGCGGATATGGCTGTTGAGGAACAGGACTCCGTTGTTGTCGACGTCGATCGGCGCTTCGATGTCGTTGTGGCAGCCGACATAATTATGTCCGCCAGAGGGCGTGTTACTGGATGGGCACATCAATTGAGGGGGCGAGAAACCAAGCACCACCGTATTCGCCGGATCGTGCGCGCCCTTGTTGAAATTCAACTTGGAGTACAACAGTTGCTGGTCGATATACGGAAGAATCTGAGGAATCCAGCCGACCTGATAGCCGGTTCCGTCATCGCGGATGGGCCCGGTCGGATTGATCGAACCGGGTGGGAACGAGTCATGCGCCTGATGGTAATTCTGCAGTGCGAGCCCCAGTTGCATCAGGTTGTTCTGACATTGCATCCGCCGGGCCGCTTCCCGGGCCTGCTGCACGCTCGGCAGCAGCAATGCAATGAGAATCGCAATGATCGCGATCACGACGAGCAATTCAATCGCCGTGAAGCCGCGCCGCATGCGGGAGGGGGACGCTCCTGTGGGACCACAAACACTCCGCCCTGAAAGGGCATGCACAACGTAGCCCAGGGCAACGCCCTGGGAATGGGCATGTTGTGGATCGTTAGCCCTGAAGGGGCGTGACAGAGATGTCCCGCCGTGATGTATGGCCCTTTCAGGGCTGGATCGTGTTTCTGATGGCGTGTTCCCAGAGCGTTGCCCTGGGCTGGCATGTCTCGCCCTTTCAGGGCAAAGAAGCTTCTCGACGACGGACTCCCGACTTGAATGATTGGAAGCACCACAATTCTCGTCGTCCTTGCTCAAGTTCCCTGACAAGGACTGCGAAAGTCGGACTAAGAGCATTCTGCACATAACAGCCTCAACGTTCCTGGGGCGGTGTCGCCTGAATTTCACATTCAATCTCATGTCGCGCGACGATTGTGGATTCGTCGCGGAGTTGGACGGTGATCACGGCGGATCTTCGTCCCATTGTGTTGGCGGGCGTCAGCTTGATGGTGACGTCTGCCTTGTATTGCCCGCCGGGCAATACGGGGGACCATTGCAGGGATTCCAGTTCGGGACTCGTCCTGAGCGCGGCCGCAGCGCGATCGATGGCCGATTGCGCAATCAACTCCGCCTGCAGGCTGTGCTGATGTCCTTCGAGTTGACGGTGATGCAGCGCGACCGCCTGAGTCATCGAGACCCCTGCCGCGGCGGCGAGGAGTACGGCCATCAGAACCATAATCAGAACGATGCCCGCGCGGTTCGTCACTGGAACGAGATCGCGTTTGCGTTTCATGGGGCGCCTCCCGTGGTGTGCAGGGCGTCCGAACCTCGTATCGCCACCACTTTGAGCGGCGGCAGACTGGGGACAGAGACACGGTCGGAGGAGCTGACGGGAGTCAGCAGCAGCTCAACTGCGTTGCCTTCTCCCTGAAAACTGGCGGCGTGGAGCAGCAGGACGAATTCATCGTTGGAGATCACTGCCGCAGGTGCGGTCTGCGTTCGCCGGGCTCCGTTTTCGACAGGCTCGTATGTGATCGTCATCTCACCTGGCAGATGAAGCGTCATTGCTGCTCCCGCTTCAGCAGGCTTGAACTCCACGGCCTCTGCGGCATGGACATCGCGACGAAAGGCTCGCCCGAGTCGTTCACAGGCGATCGCTTCCGCCGTCTGATCGTGACTCGCGTTTCCAAGTCGAATCAGCAGCACCATGGTCTGCGCCGTTAACACGCCAATGGTCCCTGTGAGCGAAATCACCACAAGCATCTCGATCAACGAGATCCCGCTCCGCCGCGTCGTTCGCGAACGGGCAGTGCTGCTTCGAGATTGATTGTGGCTTTGAAACATTGAAAGTGACTCGACTTCAGCGACTGAAATTGACTGCAGATGTTGCGGATGAATGGGAAACGAATCGTCCCACACGCAGGGCAACCTGCTCCCCTCGCCCCGCAAAACGGCTTTCCATACTGCGAGGGCCTGCTGCGGGGAGAGGGGCTGGGGGTGAGGGGTCGAAGCCAATTAGTTCTCGCGTGAGACCCTGGCCCCAACCGTCTCCCCGCCCTGTTCTTTGATTGGCCGGGGCGAGCGAGACAGACGGCATTGCCGCCCATCTCCAGAACGTCAGTTGGACTGGCTTCACAAACACGCCGGTGCGGCTTTTCCATCTCAGCGACAGCGTCAACTGCTCGCCGGCCGGTTCTTCTTCCACAGCGACCACGTTGACAGCGAACTCAGGCGATTCGAATTGTGACAACACATTCGTCGGCAACTCGATGGCACGGTTGGGATCGTACATCGCCAGTTCCGCCGCGTTTCGCAGTTCGAGCAAAGCTAGTTCGCGCTGGGCAAGGTCGGATTGCACTCCCTGCACCTGACTGACGAGCGGCGCGGTGATCAGTGCGAACACTCCCAATAGCGCGACCGCGGCCAGGCATTCGATGATCGTGAAGCCGGAACGGGGAACGAATTCACGACGACAATGTTTCATGACAGGTCATTCAGCAACTTGATGAGCGGCGCGAACATGGCTAGGCAGAAAAACAGCACGACGCCCCCGATCGACAACACAATCAGCGGACGCAGAAACTCGGTTGTCATCCGCACTCGGTTCAACCGAGCCTGCTCGATGCGCGTGGCAATGGCATCGAGCGCCCAGGTCAGGTGCCCGCGACTTTCGGATTGATCCAGAGCTAGCGATTCGCGCTGGGTGACAATTTTTTCGACCTGCAAAGCGTTCCCCAACGGCATCCCCTGACTGAGCAAAATCGCCAGCCGCTGGTAACGTCGCGATTGTGCGGCATTCGAGGACGCCTCGGACAGATTCTGCACCACGGCGATCGTGCTGGTATTTCCGGCGACCGCGGCCGATAAGCTGCGTAAGAGCGCCGGCGCCTTCAGTCGCGGCCACAGATCGACCGCCAGCCACGACGTCAGGCTCCCATGCCCGACGCCGAGAAACAAAAACTGAAAGACCGCAATCAACGGCAACGTGACCAGCGGAAAAAAAAGGAACCAGTAGGAGACAACGGCATCGGAGATGGTGATCAGCACAACAGTCACTTCCGGCAGCTCAACGCCGAAATCGTTAAAGATCGCCTTATACTTGGGAATGATTTTTAACATGATGTATGCGATGACGCTGGCAAAGATAACCATCATCCCGAGGCAATACAGCGCGAGATTATTCAGTTCGTTGTCCCACCCGAACATGCGGATGCTTTGCGACTGTCTGGTCGCGAGAGACAACAACACCGCGTTAAGCTGCCCGGTGGCTTCCGCCGCCTGAATGGCCGCCGTCGCTTCATTCGGTAGCAATCCCGGGACTCTCTGCAAAGCCTGTGAGAGCGATGACCCGCCATGCAGTTCGTTGGCCGCTCTCTCCAACCGCGACTTCTGTCGAGTGGATTCCGATCGAGCCAGCCCCGCCACTTCTTCTTCGAACGGTCGCTGGAAGCGGGCCGCCATCGCCAGCGTCCACAACAACCGGCATTCTCTTCCGCGAATCACAAGTGCCGAGAACGCATACTCGACGCACCCAATGCTCCAGACGATCAGCAAAAATCCGGAACTGATCGCCAGCAGCGGCAGGGCGACGACAGCACAGATCCCCAGCAGCAAACTGCGACGATGCCGTTCTTCGGAGGTGATGTCCGCGACAGTCGGCTCCGCACGATCCCTTTCGCGCGAAACCAGGATCGCCGAGCGTCCTGTGAAGATCACGACCGTCACCACCAGCAGCCTGACCAGCGTCGAGAAGATCGCGGTCGGGATGGTCAGTTCATATTTGAAGGGGCCGGGCTCTGTCTTCGCGATCGCGGAAACGAGTCCTTCCAGCAGCCACCAGCTTTCAACCACCGCCGTCGACAGCATGGCGTAGCCGAGCAGCTTCAACATCGTCCGCGCGAATTCCCGCCCTTCCCGATCGCGGCATTCCAGCAATTGCTGACGGAACATCAGCATCAGGATGCCGAGTCCGGGAATGCCGATGGTGAGGAGCAGGATTTCCAAAAGTGCGTCCGAAGTGGTCTGGAGTTCTCAAAACAATCAGTGCAAACGAATCAGGCCAGATCATTTAATAGTTTGATGAGCGGCATGAAGAAGCTGATGATGACCAGCCCTCCCGCGCAGCCGACGACGAGAAACGTCAGCGGCTCGATGAAAAACCTCAGTTGGTCAGCCCGTAACCGCGCCTGAGTGGCGAACAACTCCGACTGAACTCGCAGGCCGTCGGCAAATGCATCCGGCGACTGCGTCCAGCGAAAAGGACTAACCAGTTGCGGCGGCAGGTCTTGTTCTTCCTCTGCGGCGATGGCAGCGTCTGTGCCTGCGTTGACCCGCTCGGCCATGTGTCGGCTGGCGGTCCGCATGAGTGCGTCCCGCAGCGACATCGAAAGCATTTCAAGCGCCCGCGGCAGCGGCAAGCGGGCGTCGATCAGCACGGCCAGCCGCGCACAGAACTCCGCCGCCGCTGCATTTTTCGAAGCGGAACCGACCAGCGGGATCGAGCGCAGTACACGCGTTCGGAATTCTTTACCAGGCAACCAGTGCAGGCAAAACGGCAATGCGGCCAACCCTGCCAGCAGACACAGGCCCGCTACCCAGTACGCACCCAGGAAATCGCTGACAGTGATCATGAAAACCGTCAGCGCGGGCAGCTCGACGCCGAAGCCAATCAGGATATTTTTCATCTGCTGCGACACCAGCAGGAGAAACACCGCCAGCACAATCGTCGCCAGAATGAGCATCGCGAAGGGATAGATCAGGCTCAGCCAGAAGGACCACCGCAGACGTCTCAGGTTGCGACTGGTCCGCAGGTATTCTTCCATCACCTGTGCAAATCGGCCCGATTCAAGGGCCGACTGCAGCGTCGCCGCGAGGGCCGTGCGACGAGCTGACATTTTTGTCGCGGTGTGAAGGGGAGCACTGCCATGCTGCAAGCGCTCGGCGATCTGCAGCAGATCTGTCCGCTCCTGCCCCCACGGCATTTCTTCTGCCGCGCTGCGAATGCCGATCCAGATCGGAAGCGGCGCTGGGGCTGACGAGCTCGCGGGATTCGAAAATGGGAAGGAGTCGGACATCATCGCGGCGTCTCCCCCAGCTTCTCCCACAACTGCGCCATCGTCCCGAACACCATCACGCCGTACATCGCCGTCAGCGTCCCGCCCACTCCGATCAGCACGGCGACGGGAACGAAACGCAGGAAGAACTCGGCTCGGCCCAGAGCCCGTTGCTGATAGAACTCGGCTGCCTGTTTGAGAGTCGCCGGCAGGCTGGATTCGGCAGTTCCGACCTCGATCAGCCAGCTCAAAAATTGGGGGAAGCCCTGCTGCAGCATCAGCTTTTGCGTGAGCGGTTCCCCGCTCTCGACAGTTTCGGCCAGATGATTGAGCCGCTGTCGCCAGTCTTTCGAATCCGCACTGACGCTGGCCAGCCGCAGCGCCTCGGGCAGGGGGACTTCATACTTGGTCAACAAGGCGAGCAAGTGCGCAATCCGGGCAAACGCAAAGTCATTTCGGATGCTGCCGATGCGGAAAAGATGAAACCAGATCTGCATTCGCCGTCGAAACAAAAATTCCACGACTTGTGCGATGGAAGTCAGACCAAAATACCACACTGCGACCACGACGGCGCCGATCGCCAGAAGTCCCAGCGCCATCCCTTCCACGACATCGACATCTCCCCAGTACCAGATCAGGGGGGGCGTCTCCAACCGTAACGAGCGATAAGTCTCGGCGACTTCCGGCAGGAGAAATCGGGCCACCAGAAGAAATAACAACGCCGTCACGACGACCAGTACGACAGGGTAGATCAGCGACCGTAACAGAGCGGCCCGCAGATTGTTCATTGCAAAGGCAAGCGACACGAGATCCTGCAGGGCTTCGTCACTCCGTCCGCAGCGAACTCCAGCAGAGAGAGCCGCCCGCAAACTGGGCGGGACGCCGGGGATCGACTGCAGGGCATCCGGCAGCGGAACGCCGGATTGAAGACGGTCGGCCAGTTCTTGAGCGGTGCGGTCAACCCGACGGGAGACAGAACCGGACAGCCCGCGCAGCCCCAGTTCGAGCGGCACGCCGGCTCGCAGCATCGCCTGCAATTCGTGGCCGAATTCGGCGACTTCAGCAGGTTGAAGGGCACTCGACGCCATGCGTTTCCACATCCAGACGCTTGCGGGAACACTCGTCTGCGACCGTTTCCCCGGCCGCTCTGCACGCAATCTTCGACTTACGCGAATCGGACTGGCACTGTTGGAAAAATCTGGGGGGCCATTGCCGTTAAGCGGAAACCCGCGATCCGGTCCCGAGTTCCGGCCGGAAGAGCTGTTCCACCAGCCCGTTTCGGGCAACAATCCCCAGCGTCTCTCGCTCGCGAATGACAACGCCGTAAGCCGTGTCGGTCACCTGCATCTTGTGCAGCGCCTCAAGCTTGCTGGTCTGATAGGTAAACGTTGGCATCGGACGAACGGGAGTCGGGCCATCCTGTGCCAGAATGAGTTCGGCAATCACGACGTATCCGTACCAGGCGGACTCGTCCCCTTTGCGATGCACCGACACTGCCGAGATCCCGAACTTCCGGGCGAATTCGAGGATCTCTTTTCGCGAAGCGGCTTCCGAAATTCCCAGCACGCGGGAATTGGGGATCATCGACGCGGTGATCGTCTGCGGGGCCATTTGCAGGAGTCCGTTGGCGACCCGGCTTTGCAGGTCGGTCAAAACGCCCTCACGCCGGCCCTGATGCATCAACTGCACGAGACGATTACGTCCCCGCAAAATCTCGGTGCTCTGCCGCGTCTCTCCGCTGATCCATTCAAAGAATCGCGTGAACTGCACCAGCGGCCATGTGATCGGGAGAAACAGAAAGTACACCAGTTGCAGCCAGCGGATCCCTTTTTTCAGCCTTGAATAGGGAACGAGGTAATAGATGCTTTTGGGCAGCAGTTCGCCGAAGACGAAAATGACCGGCGCCATCACCAAAGTCGCGAACACTTCGAGCGTTTCGCTCGTCGCGCCGAACAGCAGAATGATGCCCGAGCTGATTGCCCCGGTGCAGATATAGTTCGCGACGTTGTTGCCGATCAGGCAGGTGGCGACGAACGAGGTCGGGTGGTAAATGAACCAGAGCAGTTGCTGGGCCGGACGGTCCCCCGCCCGGGCATCGATGCTCAGACGCGGGACGCTGAGGCGATAGAATCCGGTCTCCGAGCCGCTGAAGAAGGCGCTCAGTCGAATCCCGACGGCGAAGAGCATCAGCGCGGAGAGACACTGCAGCCAGTCCGGCATGTCGGCCCGCACCCTTCCTGTGATCAAAAAAAGAATCCGGCTCGGTCCGTATCAGGGACTGAGCCGGAGCGACTTTGCGATTACTGCGTTCGAAACGCCCGTTGCAGTTCTTCGAGCGAGGTATTGCCCTCGACCACCATTCGCAGCCCGTCGGAATGGAACGTCTGCATTTTTTCGGTCCGCGCCTGCTTACGGATGGCTTTGATATCGGCCCCCGCAGCGACAACCGCCTTCATGCCTTCGGTCATTTCGATGATTTCGAGCAGGCCGAGCTTCCCCTTGTAACCGAGGCCGTTGCACTCGCGGCAGGTTTCCGTCGGTCCCGAAGCTTCCTCTTCATCGGCTTGTTGTTCCATGCCCGCGATGGTCGGCCGGTACAGCACCCGGGTCTCGGGGGGCAAGCCAATTTTTCCGAGCAAGGATGCGTTGGGACGATACGCCCGGCGGCACTTCTTGCAGAGGGCACGAATGAACATCTGGCTGGCGACCAGCCGCAATTGATCGGCGACCAGTTGCGGGTCTCCTGTCAGTTTGACCAGTTTGAGGATGCCGTCGCCGGCGTCTTTCGCATGCAGGTCGGAAATCACCGCGCATTCGTTGGCGCACTCCAGCACCGCCTTGGCGTCGTCCGCCTTATCGATCGGGTCGGTGACCAGAATGTCGGCATCTTCGCGACGGGCCCGCTGCATTGTTCTGGCAAAATCGTCCCCCTCGTTGGGCGGATACATTTTCACATACGACAGCTCGCGACCAATATCCGCGAGGAAGTAGATCGAATACATGTAGGCGTCTGAGCATCGCATGAGAGCGAGCTTCAGCGTCGTCAGACCGCTGAACGGCGGACTGGCGGCGAGAATCAGACCCGACTTGGATGACGAGATGCCGCGGATCTTTTCAATCAGCGCTTCGCTGAAACCGATGTCGCGGGGCTTTTCGAGCTTGAGATTCGGATCGAGAGCCCGAATCGTCAGGCGTTCTCCCCCTTCGACAGCCTGGTTATTGACCCGCAGTTCGTACTTGGTTCCGTTGTACTCGGCCTTGATCGAACCTGTCTGAGACGGTGCTTTGACTTTAATGTCGATGCCGGCGAGCAGGCGGATCATCTGGCTGACGGCCTGGCCTTGCAGGGCAGGCATCTTCGTCGGGGCGGTCGGGGCCGAATCGATATAGATCGTCGCGATCGCACCTTGCGCTTTGATATCGAGGCGGATCATGTCGGCGCGGACGCTCAGGGCGTCGCTGACCAGTTTTTTCGCCGGCAGCAAGCCCGCCTGGACGAGGCGACCGTGGGCAGTCAGGTCAGGATTGTTCCCGTTGTACGAGCCCTGGAAGAGAACAAATTCTTCTTCCTGGTCTTCATCGTCATCGTCGTTTTCGACCTTCTGACGGCCGCGTCCAAAACCAAAAATCACGGGAGAATTCCTGCCGATTGAGAAATGCGATGAGCCTCGGGTGCAGGCCCTGCCCATGCCTGTATTCACTATTTTGACATGCAATCGTCAAAAGTCCAAGTCACTGCTTCACCGCTTTCGGGGCGGGTTTGTCAAAGATGTCATCGAAGAACATCTGCATGATCGCCCAGGAATGTTTCTCCGCCGAGGGGTCATAAGCAATGCCATCGATTCCGTAGCGCGCAGCGTCGGGGTTGCTGAAGCCATGCTTCGCTCCTCCGAAGACCACGATCGTGTAGTGGGCCTTGGCCTGTTCCATCCCAAAGGCGAATGCATCGACTGTCGCGGCCGGGACAAACGAATCCGCGCCCCCCTGACAGACCAGCACCTTCGTCTTCAAACTCGCATCCACCGGCGGAGGCGGCAAAGCGCCGTGAAAGCTGACAACACCCTTCACTGGTGCGTCCGCATAGGCGAGGTGCAACACTGTTGATCCGCCAAAGCAGTAGCCAATCGCAGCGAGGTTGTCCTGGTCGACGCCCGGCTGTTTTTTCAACACGTTCAGACCCGACAACGCGCGGTCGCGCCACTTCTGGGTATTCGAACGGACGGTGCCAGACCATTCCATGGCCTGTGTTGCATGTTCGGTCACCTTGCCTTCGCCGAACATATCAAGCGCGAAGGCGACATACCCCAGTTCGGCGAGTTGCTTCGCCCGGGTGCGGGCATAGTCGTTCAAGCCCCACCATTCATGGACCACGAGGATGCCAGGGCGGTTGCCGGTGAGGCTGTCGTCCCAGGCGAGGAACCCCTTGAGCGGTTCTCCTTCGTGTTCGTAGGAGATTTCCTTGGTCTGAATCCCGGCCTGAACGGCGGTTGCAGAAGTCAGCCCCAGCAAGAGGGCCAGACCGAGAAGTGCCGAACGGGCGCTTGAGACCACAGGCAGGCCGACCGGGAACCAAGGGAAACGCATGACGCAGACTCCTGAGGATGCGGGATGTGTCCCGTGGAGACTACCAGCGTTCCGGCACTCGTCAACCTTGCGGAAGTGCGACTCCTCCCCCCTTCTCAGCCGTGTGGACCGCAGGTATAAGGAAGAAAGAGCGGAGCGAGGTCAGGGGCGCATCGCCTGGCCTGGTGCGAAGCCGGGGGCGAGACAACGGGGGCGGATTCATGTCTGCGATGGCCAAGCCAATTCTTGAGGTGTATCAGACCGGACCCACGACTGTCGTCGGCTTCGGCGGGCGCGACATTCTGGGCGACGTCAATGTGGCCCTCTGCCGGAATGAACTGCTGCAACTCATCGAAGAACAGCGGTGCAGCGTTGTCGCCTTCGACCTGACCGGCGTCAAGTTCATCCCCAGCGGACTCCTGGGCCTGCTTGCCAGCATGCGTCAAAACGAGATCGAGGTGCACCTGTACAATCCGTCCGACGATATCCGCGAAGTGCTGACGATCACGGGACTGGAGAAGATCATGCCGGTGCATCGGATCGAAGTCCCCCGTCCCGAACGCGATTGACCTCAGGCAGACTTCAC from the Planctomicrobium piriforme genome contains:
- a CDS encoding dienelactone hydrolase family protein; amino-acid sequence: MRFPWFPVGLPVVSSARSALLGLALLLGLTSATAVQAGIQTKEISYEHEGEPLKGFLAWDDSLTGNRPGILVVHEWWGLNDYARTRAKQLAELGYVAFALDMFGEGKVTEHATQAMEWSGTVRSNTQKWRDRALSGLNVLKKQPGVDQDNLAAIGYCFGGSTVLHLAYADAPVKGVVSFHGALPPPPVDASLKTKVLVCQGGADSFVPAATVDAFAFGMEQAKAHYTIVVFGGAKHGFSNPDAARYGIDGIAYDPSAEKHSWAIMQMFFDDIFDKPAPKAVKQ
- a CDS encoding ATPase, T2SS/T4P/T4SS family; the protein is MIFGFGRGRQKVENDDDDEDQEEEFVLFQGSYNGNNPDLTAHGRLVQAGLLPAKKLVSDALSVRADMIRLDIKAQGAIATIYIDSAPTAPTKMPALQGQAVSQMIRLLAGIDIKVKAPSQTGSIKAEYNGTKYELRVNNQAVEGGERLTIRALDPNLKLEKPRDIGFSEALIEKIRGISSSKSGLILAASPPFSGLTTLKLALMRCSDAYMYSIYFLADIGRELSYVKMYPPNEGDDFARTMQRARREDADILVTDPIDKADDAKAVLECANECAVISDLHAKDAGDGILKLVKLTGDPQLVADQLRLVASQMFIRALCKKCRRAYRPNASLLGKIGLPPETRVLYRPTIAGMEQQADEEEASGPTETCRECNGLGYKGKLGLLEIIEMTEGMKAVVAAGADIKAIRKQARTEKMQTFHSDGLRMVVEGNTSLEELQRAFRTQ
- a CDS encoding CNNM domain-containing protein, with protein sequence MPDWLQCLSALMLFAVGIRLSAFFSGSETGFYRLSVPRLSIDARAGDRPAQQLLWFIYHPTSFVATCLIGNNVANYICTGAISSGIILLFGATSETLEVFATLVMAPVIFVFGELLPKSIYYLVPYSRLKKGIRWLQLVYFLFLPITWPLVQFTRFFEWISGETRQSTEILRGRNRLVQLMHQGRREGVLTDLQSRVANGLLQMAPQTITASMIPNSRVLGISEAASRKEILEFARKFGISAVSVHRKGDESAWYGYVVIAELILAQDGPTPVRPMPTFTYQTSKLEALHKMQVTDTAYGVVIRERETLGIVARNGLVEQLFRPELGTGSRVSA
- a CDS encoding type II secretion system F family protein translates to MASSALQPAEVAEFGHELQAMLRAGVPLELGLRGLSGSVSRRVDRTAQELADRLQSGVPLPDALQSIPGVPPSLRAALSAGVRCGRSDEALQDLVSLAFAMNNLRAALLRSLIYPVVLVVVTALLFLLVARFLLPEVAETYRSLRLETPPLIWYWGDVDVVEGMALGLLAIGAVVVAVWYFGLTSIAQVVEFLFRRRMQIWFHLFRIGSIRNDFAFARIAHLLALLTKYEVPLPEALRLASVSADSKDWRQRLNHLAETVESGEPLTQKLMLQQGFPQFLSWLIEVGTAESSLPATLKQAAEFYQQRALGRAEFFLRFVPVAVLIGVGGTLTAMYGVMVFGTMAQLWEKLGETPR
- a CDS encoding STAS domain-containing protein; translation: MAKPILEVYQTGPTTVVGFGGRDILGDVNVALCRNELLQLIEEQRCSVVAFDLTGVKFIPSGLLGLLASMRQNEIEVHLYNPSDDIREVLTITGLEKIMPVHRIEVPRPERD